The stretch of DNA taattatatttagtgctccatgcatATATCTAAAagaaaagtcacaaatttcgaggtgaaaatttttggaaactaaacgcgccctatgCCCACCCTGAAGGACAGCGCCTGCCCTGTTATGGCTCCAACGCTTGCATAGgattttcttttagaaaaaGGAAGACTTTCCGGGTTGGGTATTTCATGGGAGAAGTGGACCATTTCAACACACTTTATTAATCGCATCTTTGGATTGACGAATTGGGGCGTAGGCAAAATGCAGGAAACCTGATGGCATATCGACGTCAGCTGGtagcttttttttcttctttgaaACAAGCTAGTAGGTTTTTAAGATACATGGCGgggttcaaaattttcaaacacAAGATTCGACGACATTCATGAAAAACCTCTACAAATTTTCATAACATAGGGTACGATGTTGGTTATTTCCAAATTTAACCCTAAACACAactacaaaaaagaaaaaaaattaaaatgaaaaAAGTATTGAGTAAATTAGCCCAGTTTAGATATTAAATGTTAAGACTTTTGCACGTGACGGGTCAATTGGACAAACTGAGTAGTTTTCGGTCCCTGAATGGATAAATATTTCCCGTTCCCATCCAATAACAAAGGGTAGATGGTATATTTTCTATGATTTCTCCCCAGAGGCAGATAATACAATATTGTATGGCATTATAGTTACATAAATATGAGCACGAATAAGAACATAGCAGTAGTCAACTATAACTCTTATACGTAACAAATAACTACCCACCCTCAAACCACCAAAAAGGCCCACAGAAAGgggtaagaaaaaaaaaacaggagggTAAAACCCTTCGAATCAGCAGCTGAGCAGTACAAGATTGCAAGGTCGAAAATATCAGAGTGCTACTGAATCTCATCCTCAACGAAGCTTTCAGAAAGACTGCGCTGGGACAACCGGTAATAGAGAATTCCCATCGTTGCTATACATGCCCTGCATCAACAGTGTTTTGTACATTAGCCCAAATTCTTTCTATAAGCAAGAGTAAGATATTGTAGCCTTGAAAACCAGACATGGAAAGATACGAGAAATGCGAGACTATGAAATATTAATCAGGGGTCTGTATAGTAGGCTAAATCATTTCTCTAGATTTTTAAATTAGCGGTGTGCTTGTGTGGGGGTTATCTATAAATATTTAGATTTTGGTTAATGTTCGAAACAATGACAACAAAATCCTAATAATCTATAAATATTTAGATTTTGGTTAATGTTCGAAACAATGACAACAAAACCCTAATAATTTGGATCGAAAGCCCCTAATGGAAACAGGCCATGATAGGAAGAAGATGCATAGTGGTTTGATGCCTGCTCTAATGCATCATTTTCCATCAGTGACTGTTCTCCCTCACCCCCTCCCATGATCATACACAAGTGTGAAATGTGGTACAAACATTGGGGAAGAATATAAGCTTTTTTGTTTTACAGCAGCAGTGCCAAACTTTGCCACCCTTAAGTTAACCAGTTAGGCATGTTTTACTTCTTTTTTTCTGGCAGCTATTTACATGTCTCACAATTGTGGCATGCCAATTCCTTGTAATCTGTCAAATATGCCAGACTTCCAAAAAATTGCCACTATCGATCTGAGATATATAAGTACCACTCAGCAGCCTAGGCCGCTTGCACACCCAAGGCCATCACCAAATGTAGTATGTTACAGGGTAAATCAATTCTTGGCCTATTTTACTCGTAAGAAGGAAGCCCCATTCCTTAGAGCACACTAAAAAAAGGTTATTGTCCTACATTACAGCTAATCACAGAATAAGCGCCCATTCTTTAGATGGAGGTTAAGGGAGGGTGATCAAATAtctaagaagaaaaaaagagaaactaaTTAAAGCATGCCCGAAGACTTACAATATAGCCATTGCAAGTAAAATCTTTGTGGGATCCATTCTTGATGATCTCTGCCGGGGGCGACCCTCTGGGCCATCACTCTCCTTTTTTGAAGGTGCTGTGACTGGTAGTGTTGGCAGTGCACTAGACCAGAAAGGCAGCAGCATCCTTAGAATTCTATGACGAAATGTACCTGTACAAGGGATAAAACTATAAGCACCAAATGGTACCAGGTTGGATTTGAGGTAGCTTACGACCGCAAGATGATTAGGAAAAAACAATATTGATCGGCTATCGCAGCATCAATCTTGTCTTAAATCAAGCTTAAGTAAGATGCAGAGTTTACAAAAAGGTGTAGGTCTTACATTTGCTTATTACAGGACTAAGAATAGAGTAAAGCTCAAGCATGACCTGAATCTAAATTCCAAATTCAGTGTATTTCAACCATACGACAGTACTTCAAATAATCAATCATAAATATCTCCCAGGCAAAAAATTTAAGTTCATCTAACACACTTCATTGCTCGAGTTTTATGGCGATGCTGCTCAGATCTAAGGTGTTGCAGCTGCTAGTGGTCGTGAATATGCAAGTATTAGATCCGCTGGCCCAACATAGTTGACCATCCAACAATCCGGAGATTAATTGAAATATTCCAAAAGAATGCAAAGAATTTTCTGAAGCCAATGCTTGCATATTTTTAGGACCTAAGACAAAGAAAGTGGTTGATACGGAAATCACAATCCATCTTTTCATCAGAATAAATTACATCTCGTTAGGCCTACATCTAGCTTAGGTAAGGCCATATACAATAAAAAAATGGCAGTTGCGTATGTGTAGTAATATAGCCAATAACAAAATGATCATGTTTGCAGCACACGTGAAACACATTAGTTCGAGCACAGTCTGTAAACTAGTCCCTACTGGGGCTTAAAAAATGTAAGGTCCAGTTAGTTAAATTAAAATATGCTTAGATCAGGAAGATGACATATGTTACAAGCCATTAAAAATAGCTATCTTTAGAACTGAGGAATTTGACAGGAACATCTTAATGCCAGCAGAATCAGGTAAAACTTCAACATACCAAATAGAGACTGAAAGTATCATCATACTTATTTGCAAGGTAGCAATATGATAGTGCATGGTAACAAACTTGTAGAATAGCAGCATTCCCACTAATTTATTTCAGGTCACCCATTTACAAAATCATAGCATAATACAAGGAACCATAAGCACAAATAAAGAAATCTCTGAATTTTGTCTATCAACGCTGGTAACATGCTTACCCCTTTTGGTATACTTTTTACGATTTCCATCTTCGTCATCAGCATAATAAGAAATCTCTGAATTTTGTCTATCAACGCTAGTAACACCTTTTCTTGTCATGGCACCAGGCTACAAAATGAAGAAATAGGATTGCTGTTCTGTGAATAAGCAAAGCTAAAAAGAAAACAGACATATAGGGATATCGCAAGGCTTACCCCATGTGGGCTCGGACTTCTGATGAAGTTGGACTCCTGTTCTGGGAATTGTGTTATCACTGGACTAGGACCCTCTATTTCAACAATTTCGGGTTCAATATGGATAGGTGTCCCAGATCCTAAACTAGCAGAAGTGTACATTGCAGAATGCAGTGTTGATGGCAAAGACGCATCTTGAGCTGAACTAATTATGCTTGCACCATTCGATTCTCTATCACCAGAACTGGATAAATGTTTAAGAGGATCTGATGCAAAAGCAGGAGGGGTCCGAGTATCAGCTTTAGATATTGTCACAAAATGATTTCCAAATACATTCTTCTCCAATCCAGTCTGCAACATATTAGAAAAGTGCAAGTTTTATCACAACCTAATGTCTCGACAGAAAATATCTTGCAGTAAACATACACTAAAGTCTAAATGTACTTGAGCAATCATAACAAGCTTGTTGTATATACAGAAATCTTAAAGTTGTTAAAGGATTATAAAATTAATAGTCAATATCAATTATAAAATCATGAAGGTTAATTTCAGATCTGCACTTTAAATTCCATGATACAATGCATtttcataaatttcataattcatAAGAACCAAATAAAGAAAATCAGAAAATGGACAGGACCAGCAGTTCGGATGATTAAAGAAAATGAAATAAGATATGTATGAAATAGATCCCTGATAAATACAGAAAAATGAGCTATTGATCAATACTAGTATTTAGCAAATGCAGAATATTGCACCGAAGAACTTTTCAATAGCAGATATCTTAACATCTGAATAAAATGAGcttaaatgtttttttttgagtaaAAATGAGCTTAAATGTTGTGACAAACTTATAAAGAGAAAATCAGTGGTTTTGACTGGGTAAGCACCAAATAGGTTGAAGGATCTAACCTGGATTATTGCTTCTTTCAGTTTTGCATGAAGGCGAGAACCTGTATCTTTAATGCTTGACGGTGGCCATATCTGTTAGGAAGGTTATAGTTAAAGATCAAAGGATTGTGAGATCCTCAAGAGTTGCAGCAGCGAATTTACACATGCGCTTGCAGGGTGAGAGAGATTGAGTTCAACTTACAGGCGTGGAACACGAGGGGCAGACATATCCAGCTGGTGCTGTTTGGGTTGGAAAACTTTGGATATGTGATATCAAGCATTTTGTGTGCATCACATCTATAAGTAAGTTAAGAAACGAACATCCAGTTACATCAAAGAAATAAGGCATCATGAAATGAAAGAATTTAAGCATCCTATTGAGAAAAGCGCATACGTAAGCAACCCAAGCGTGTGGTTTCTTCACTTCCAGCTTTCAGAACTGAATTGCAAGATGAACAATGTTGTGGCCAATCATAATCCGAATTAACAACCCATTCAGCATAGTTTTTTACCTACAGAATAAGGACAGATGTTAGTTTCAAAATTAATGCAACACTGTCTTTTATTCTGACCAAACTTGCAAAGATGCTAATTTGCAGCTAAGATGTAAGTAGCACCGTAACATAAAATTCTGAACTTTCCGCTAATTGAGCTGAAAGGATATGTGATTGTATGCATCTGATGTTGCAATCTAATACTGCAAACCAAATAAAAACTGGACCAAAATTAATTGCATGAACAACGTTAATCTTCTTACTTACCTAGGAGGCAATACATACAAAAACTGAGTATGCCAGTAGCATCCTATTCTTAGTTTTGGTTTCcgaattttaaaaatatattacaCATAGTTTAGTTCATCACACCACATGGGAAAATCAGCATTCTACCAATGAGGAACAGTGGGTATAGGACAGACtcgataaaaaaaatgaaaactttGTAGGTTTTATGGCTCTCGAAATAAAAACCCGAGACATAAGTGCAGTTATCAAAATGCGCTCAACGTATTATGTATACAAAGAAAAAGCTGATGCTCAAGCAGAGGCACTAGTGAAATGAAAACCTTGCTCAACAAACTCATTATCATGGAACCCACATCCACCCATTTCTTATAAAACTGTAAACAATTAACAGATTATCTCTTGTTCATTGAAAGTCTCAATGGAAACAAAAACAATGTACAATAAGGCCAATGGCACAGACTGACAGACATAATTGTGAATGACTAGATCCAGGAACAGCATGTAACAAACTGGTAATATTGTGATAACAGAACACTAACTCAGTGAGCCTACATGCTCCTTGTTTGTGCGCATGCAACCAGGACCGTAAAAGATAGGGAAGCTCACTCACCACGCACAGCTGATGCTCCGGGAAGCATATGCACTCGCCGCAGACAGGAACCTGGTGGACGAAGCAGTAAACCCTCGTCGCCTGAAACAGCAGAGAAAGCCCACAACCGCATCAGCTCCAAACTCCACCGCAAACAGTCAAAGCAATGACAGCATCAACCAAACCCACTCCAAACAAATCCCAGAACACAGCCAGCACGTCGGCAACAAGAAGGCACGAGCGATGTTCGACGAAATGCCCAAGCGTGGAACCCAGCATGAAAACCCCCAACTCCCGCCGTGAACCCATACAGCCCCCAAAATCCGCGCCTTTCGCGTCAGTTAGTCGGATTCGGACCACGCCAGCGCTGGGCCGGCCCGCCCGCCCCGCACCCCAGATCCCAAATCCGCCTTGTGCTACCGGCGGAGCAATACAAGACGACGCGAGAAACCTCGGGGTTTCGACGCGGGGATCGCCAGATCGGCAAAGAGGGAGGGAGTTACCTACTTACCTTGCGGCATTTGCACACGACCATCGCCGGGGGACTTCGGAGGCCGCGCTCGAGGGGTGGATCGGGCCGTGCGGGGCACGCCAGGGAGGGGGAGCGCGAGGAGCAGATCTTGCGGAGGCTGGAACGGAGAGTCGGAGACTGCAGTGTGTCCCTCTCGCTATACCTTGTCTCGGTGAAAGTTCGGGAGGACGGTGTGCGGCTGGAGGCGGTCCGATGGGAATCGTACGGTTGAGATCGTGTAGCTTAAGTTTGGTGCCTTCGTCTCATCCATCCATCCCTAAAGGGAACGATTGAATTGACGAATTGTGCTCAGTCCACCTAGTGCTGCGCCCCTCCCCCCTCAGTCCACCCAGTGCCCCCCCTAGAAGCCACGGATTCATGTACTCGGAAATTTGCACCCAATAATTTATGTTTGTGAAGATCTACCCCACACATCGGCACTCGATGTGATCTGACGGCCACCCCATCAAAGCTTCAACGCATTGATGCCCGCCACCGCCGAATGCAGGTCCCGTAATGCCATTCCGCCAGGGTTCGAATCCCACCCGGTGCGGTTAGAAGAAAATCAATTGAGAAAAAAAGCAAACCTCCCTCCAACCCTCTGTCTACCCTCCACCGTGCCGCATCCGTCGTCCGCATCGCGCAGCAGAGCCGACCGCCGCTCGTAGCGCACCGTAGATCCGGCCGCCATCACCACGCCTCCGTCCGTGGCCGGAGATCCACGTGCCAGAGGGACGCGCAGCCCTGCCAGGATAGTTTCACCGCCGCGGGGGCCCCGGCACCCCGACATCCGAGTGTCGCCACAGTCCTCGCCTCGGGTGCTCCGCCGCAAATCCGCTCTTCCCTCAAGCGGATCGGGGCCGGGCGATGGCGGATCGAGCTCCAAGCTCCGGCGGCGTGGGCCCTCCCCTGCGCCGTGGACAACAGCCGCGACCAACAGGCGGCGGCCTGGCTCGGAGCTCAGaggcggggcagggcggcggcgtggcggtgcTCCGGCAGGCGCGGCCCGCGGCTTGGTCCCTCGCCAGTGGGACAAAGTGGTGGGCGCCCCTGCCGCGCGTCCTCGCGGTGCAATCTCGCCAGCGCCCCCGCGCTCCGGATCTCGCCCACCCCacagtgggcggcggcgtggatccACTTCCTCCCTGGGCGGCTCGGATCCATGGCATCCATGGCCGGCGAGGTCCTCCTCTCTcacctccaccccgccgccggcgcgcgcggccttCTCCATCCTCCGGCGCCCGTCCTCCTTCGCTATGATAAGCTTTGTCCCTCCATTCCTCTAGTTCCGAGATTTGGTGCTCACTACTATAAAaactgattaaccgaggcgcttTGAAAAAGCCTCGGAGGCGGGCATGTcaaaaaaccgcctcggttaatgctcggcattaatcgaggcggtcattttttattaactaAGGCAGTTAAAAAAACCGCCTCTCAAAAtatattaaccgaggtggttttaTTATTTACCGCCTCTCAAAAGCGCTTTCGGTGCTCTTCGACTTGTTTTAAATCCATGTTCCATCCCTGGATTGCCCAATGCGCTTTGTGCTCCAATTCTACGGGTAAATGGCAAGTTTTTCCATAGACGATTTGTTTGTTCGATGTTTCTACCTGACCGCTGGTCTGGGTTGATACGGGGTCGCGATGTTGTGCCTGgtccctagttccttgagaaagttccgaaaggcaagtcaatgaagtgtgaccctatGTCAGTAATTGCCATCCttggtgtgccaaaccttgggAAGATAATCTCATGAAACATCTTACGGGCGTACTTTGCATCTGTGGCcctgcatggcatggcttcgacccatttggagacgtaatcCACGAAGACCAAGGTATACTTGCAATTATGGGATTTTGCGAAGGGTCCCATATAATCGATGCCCTATACATCGAATACTTCGACTTGGAAGTTGTAGGTTATGGGCATCGCGTTGCGAGCCGTGATTCCTCCATGCTTCTGGCAATTTGGGCACCTCCAAATGAAGTCTTTGGTATCGTCATACACGGATGGCCAATAGAATCCTCTTTGCCAAATTTTTGCTTGAGTGCGAAACACACCATAGGGAGCAccatatggtgctgcatggcatCTTTCTATAATCTTGTGTCCTTCTGCCGTTG from Panicum virgatum strain AP13 chromosome 9K, P.virgatum_v5, whole genome shotgun sequence encodes:
- the LOC120651268 gene encoding uncharacterized protein LOC120651268 isoform X1; translated protein: MGSRRELGVFMLGSTLGHFVEHRSCLLVADVLAVFWDLFGATRVYCFVHQVPVCGECICFPEHQLCVVKNYAEWVVNSDYDWPQHCSSCNSVLKAGSEETTRLGCLHVMHTKCLISHIQSFPTQTAPAGYVCPSCSTPIWPPSSIKDTGSRLHAKLKEAIIQTGLEKNVFGNHFVTISKADTRTPPAFASDPLKHLSSSGDRESNGASIISSAQDASLPSTLHSAMYTSASLGSGTPIHIEPEIVEIEGPSPVITQFPEQESNFIRSPSPHGPGAMTRKGVTSVDRQNSEISYYADDEDGNRKKYTKRGTFRHRILRMLLPFWSSALPTLPVTAPSKKESDGPEGRPRQRSSRMDPTKILLAMAILACIATMGILYYRLSQRSLSESFVEDEIQ
- the LOC120651268 gene encoding zinc finger protein-like 1 homolog isoform X2, which translates into the protein MVVCKCRKATRVYCFVHQVPVCGECICFPEHQLCVVKNYAEWVVNSDYDWPQHCSSCNSVLKAGSEETTRLGCLHVMHTKCLISHIQSFPTQTAPAGYVCPSCSTPIWPPSSIKDTGSRLHAKLKEAIIQTGLEKNVFGNHFVTISKADTRTPPAFASDPLKHLSSSGDRESNGASIISSAQDASLPSTLHSAMYTSASLGSGTPIHIEPEIVEIEGPSPVITQFPEQESNFIRSPSPHGPGAMTRKGVTSVDRQNSEISYYADDEDGNRKKYTKRGTFRHRILRMLLPFWSSALPTLPVTAPSKKESDGPEGRPRQRSSRMDPTKILLAMAILACIATMGILYYRLSQRSLSESFVEDEIQ